The candidate division TA06 bacterium genome segment TCAGCTACTTTCAGCGGAAAATTCTGCGCGTAGTTTGCATAGAGAGCCCAATCAGAAAGTTTCCTGATACTTCTGTTTCTCAGTTCGCAAAAGAAGTTGAACCCTTCATACATTTCCAGAGATAGAGCCGGGAATTCCAGAGTATGAGTGGTTTTCTTCTTCACGGCAATAACCAGCGTATCTTCTTCCAGGCCCTCAACTGCAATAGTCTTGAGCTGAAATTCCCTGTGTACACGTGCAGTCTTGTCAAGAACGTGCTTCGGACTGAAAGGTTCAGAGAATTCACTCTCCAGGGCTTGCTCCGTTCTTGTATCAGTTGTGTCATCGCACACTACCTTTACTCCACGAATAAGTGTCCCCTTGTGAACGTAGACGTAAAGTGTCTCAGGGCTGTTCTTACAGGAACGGAATCTAACGCTATCCACTCGAGGAGAGGCAAATCCTCGATCTACCAGATTGCTTTCTACCAGTTCTTTTACTTCGCCGAAGTTGAGGACTCTCTCCCTTTTTGCGCCTACCTGTTCAATCATAGAATTACTTGCTGACCCCGGGACACCTTTTACGATAACTTTCAGAGAATCACGATATTTCTCTTTTCTCTTGAGAAAGAAGGTGACAGTCCAATCCGAATCCACATTACCTATCTTGGTCTGAACATCCTCATAGGGGCCCAGGCCATAAATTCTTCTCATGGCATCGCAGATATCGATCTTCTCCACATAACTTCCTTCTTTGAGTCTGATCGCTTTGAGGAGTGTGTCTTGCTTCTCAGTCCCTTTCACAAGAGTAGTCTCATCCTCTACTATAGAGAATAGGTCCATGGATGATAGACGACTGATCGGTCGAACCTGTTTTGAAGGTCGCAGGCTGTCTTCCAGAGCGGCCATTTCTCTTTTTATCCGAGGTATTTCCCTCCAGGCACCGTCATAGCCCGCGCGGATCATGTTCGTAAGGCTCTGTGGAGAAAAATCAAGCCAACCCTCAATCTCCATATCAATCTTGCCGTGGGCAGCGTCCCAACTGTTCCAGAGATGGTAGTCTCTGGCCAGGGAACGGGTCCGAGCCATCACACCGAATCCTAAAGGCCCGGCAAGTTCTGGCTCTTGAACCGCCTCTCTAACGCCTCTTCTCTTCGAAGGGTAAACACCAATGACATAGAGAATCTCGTCTTCGTCAGCGATGTTCATCAGTTTGTCTGGGACTCTGCTTGTGTCAAATGGTATGAATGCGTCTACTGGAAGGTCGTCAAGAATCGCACCGTCTGCATATGGTACGCCTCTAATAATTGTGGGCTCGAAGTAGATTGGAGATGAACCGCTAGCACGCGTGGCAGTAGAAATCGTACCCTCCACCATCAGCTCAGATTTTCCCGTATTCAGATTCGTGAGGATGGCACCAAATGGCACAGACAAGCTGTCAAATCTGAAACCAGCCCGGTAGTCGGCCTCCAGGGATCGCTCAGCGATCTCATCAGTGAGTTTCTGCCCCACTGTAATGCCAAATTCTTGCACATAACTGAAAGGAGGCCACCAGTCTCCGGTAGCGTTTAGATCTATTCCGGGCTCTCGGGATTTCTCTCTCAAGCGCACCCACATAGGGAGAGATTGCCTCGATGGTTCATCTCCGAGGATATTCTCCCAATCGATATCACGTTTCATGAACGATTCGAGGTCCTCGATGGAGTGGCCACAGGCATACAGTCCCCCCACAACTGCTCCCATACTCGTGCCGGCAATACCATGGATGGGGATGTTATTCTCCTCGAGGGCTCTTAGAACACCGACATGAGCCGCACCTCGTATGCCGCCGCCGGCCAATGCTAGGCCCACCTTTACCCTCCTCGGCAATTCATCTACTGGCCTCCACGTTCTGTCAGTAGCGGTGGACTCCTCAGCCCAGGATGAATCCCGATATAGATCGGACAAAACCCTTCGCTCCCACAGATATGAATTGGAATCTGATGTTGAAGGATACTTGTCAAACTTCAACCTGAGATGGATTGGATAACTCTCATGCTCCAGCGGGATGCTGTTATGCGCGGCGATTGTCAATGTAGTCAAGCAGAGAAGTAGTGCTAAGCCGAGTGTTCGAACCACATTGACAGATCTGCGCCCGGGACGCTTTTGCCAGGAAAGCATACGGTAGAGAAAAGCTCTTTCGTTTGTGTTCATTCCAGTACAGGTTTGGAAAGGACGACTTGCCTATGCTCCTTCGACTAACAACTTTGTATAGTACTGAAGAAGGCCCGAAGTCAAGAGAATTCTCGCGGATTGAGTCGTAGATGAGGGCATCGTTATGTGGTACTATGCTGTCCGCTAATCCTCAGCGCCCATCCTACTCGGTGGCGGACAGAGCCTTGATGTATTGGAGTCGTTCGTATAACTCAGGTTTGTCACTCTGCATTTGGCTCAGCTTACCTCGTATTTGGTCGAGGGAATCAAAACCATGTTTCTTCGTCCACCCTTCCACATCTTTGAGTATCCTGTCAAGTTGTTCCAACCCATTAAGGTACAGCGTAGAGCAGAGCTCTACAACTGACGCCCCCGCCAACAACTGTTTGATAACTCCGTCTCCATCGTGAACGCCGGTCGAAGCCGCAAGTTCACAGTTTATGCGGTCGGCGAGCAGGGCAATCCAGCGTAAACTCAGGTTGATCTCCTGCGGTGAGCTGAACCGGTACCCTTGTGTGAGCCTGAGATTCTCGATGTCAACGTCAAGTCGGTAGAAGCGGTTGAAGAGGACCAGAGCAGAGGCGCCGCGCCTGCCAAATTCCTCAGCCATTCGTGCCATGGAAGTAAAATAGGGACCAATCTTAACAGCAATAGGAATCGCAATGTGGGCCTTCACTCCCTCAAATATCTTAAGGTAGAGGCTTTCGATGTCCTGGCTTGTCCGATCAGGATCGCTCGGCATGAGCGATATATTTAGCTCCAGGGCGTCAGCACCAGAGATCTCAATCTGCTTGGCGTAATCCACCCACCATCTGGGCGTTATGCAGTTAAGGCTGGCTATTATGGGGATATCAACGGCTTTCTTTGCCTCCTCTATCAGCTTTAGATATTCGCGTGAGCCGAGTTCCATACTCATTTGTCTGGCATAATCGAACGCCTCTGGATGCCCGTACAACCACGATTGTCCCTCCACTAATTCCTTGCTCTGTGCTTCTATTTGCTCCTCAAACAGAGACTTGAGCACGACAGCGCCAGCGCCAGCATCGGCGCAACGACGAACGCCTTCACAGCTGTTTGTCAGGCTGCAACTTGCCACTATGAGGGGATTGCGTAGACGCAGGCCCATGTATTTAGCAGAAAGGTCCACTGTGAACCAACCTCCTTCTTTGTATGGTGTGTAGTAGGTTTAACTATTGGTGTTCGTAAAACAGATGCATCCGTTCTACCTGAGAAGGCCACACACAAACTCAGGAGGTTCAGATGCCTTCCAGCCAGCCAAAGTTCATCGAGAGTGGACTGTACCACCCCGGGTGGGGAATGTCAACGGACTGTTTCGACTCCAACCCCTGTAACCACAGATTAACACACCCTCCTTCGCCCGTCTTCGCTCAACTCCGTTGAGCTTCGACGGGCTGACGCCCTTGTGGCTCTGGCCGCCGAAGCTGGTTGCTGGGATTGGGTGGTGGAGAAGCGTAGGGGGCTTCGGAGGGCAGAGATTACCACAAGATTATTCTTCTGGTTCGCGTTGTGGAATCTTGTGTTAATCTGTGGTTCAGGGATTTTAGGCTATCAGCTAGTTAGAGACTATTGCAAAAATGTAACGCCTAGCACCTGTGAGTGAGACTTCTTACGCTTTGCTTTTCAGGGAGAGTTCGTGTAATTGTTTTATGCGGATGGCAAGCGCTTTGAAAATGTCGCGGGCGATTTCCATGTAATCATCTAACAGATCGTAGAAGACCTCTTTATCCAGCCTTAGAAGATGTGCATCCTCAGTTACAATTGCAGTGGCGGGACGCGGCTCACCGATGAACAGCTCAGCACCACCTACTGCCTCCTTTTCCGTCAGCTCCAAATTCGCCTCTTTGTACCGTACCTTGCCACTCACTATCAAATACATTGAATCCACGTAATCACCCTTCGAATAGAGTACCTCCCCTTTCTTGTAGTTCTTCTCCGTCATGACAGATCCCACAAGCAACAGCTTCTCAGTCGCCACCTCGGCTAAAATATCAACCCCCCTCAAGTAGATCACCTTCTCTATGCCAGTCATTCCTTTCTCCTTCTTTTTGGCCGCAATGTCTCCCCTACTAATCAGACCCAAAGCGTAGGATGCGGTTTGTCGTATTAGGTTATCCGAGGAATCCAGTGCATCTTCTAGTTCCTTGGTGAAGGATGTCAGACGAAGTTCTCCAACAGTATGTATCGCACAGGCTTTGCGCCATCGCCCGCCTTCTGTCATCAACGAATGCAATGTTTCGTCTCCTGTCAGGTTCTTAAGTCCGAAAAGCTCTATACCTTTACGAATCTTGCTTTCAACAGAAGTATCTTCAACAATGGGCAAGATATACTTCTTGTGACGACCGTGCAATATACTATCCAACAGTTCAAGAGAATTGGCTCTCTTAACCTTGTCCAGGCTCTTGAGACCATGATATATATTCAAAAGGTCTTTTGCAGGATAGAGTAGCGCTGTTAGTCTTGATATTCGTTCGTAGCATTTCTCCAACTGTTCCTCGAGAGTTACCCACAATAAGCCTGACTCTTTTTTCTCTCCTAACGAACTCAGGACGATGAACGTATCAAAATACTCCCTGGCTTCGTTTGTAATTGCCTCTGATATTCCTTCCTCATCATAGTCATAGTCAGGGCTCTTGTCATGTAGCTTGTCCAACGCCTTTATTATCTGAAATCTCAGGCTAAGATCCTTCTCTCTCAGATTCTTGACAAGATTGTCCACTGCCTCTTGAGTACCTATCGAAAGCATCACCTTGGGTATCTCTGTTCTTATCCCAATGGGTTCTTCCTCATCGCACACAATATCCCGCAGCGTTCCCAGCACCCTATCTCCATAATTGGCCAATGCCTCACGAGCAACATTTCTCATCTTCGGGGAAGCCAGTTTCCTAATCAGTAACAACACGTGCTTTCTCTTTTGCAGTCTTCCCATACTTCTTATTGCCTGTATGGTCACATCCAGGCATTTATCTTCTATGAAATCTGGCAGAAACTCAATGAGTTTCGAGTTTGAGTCCAGATATCCCAATCCCTCCACTAGCTCCTCTATCGCTTTGTCTGCGAGCTCGGTTCTGTGGGATAATATTTCTTGTACACATGCTTTTGTCAGTAATTTTCTCTCCTCTTCTTTTCCATGTTTGGCAAGGTAGGCTACTGCTACGGCCCGCTTCACACAATCCTCCCGGGTCAGCAGAGAGGCCAATCGTTGGTATTGATCGGTCTCGCCGAGGTGTGCCAAATACCTCAATGCTTTCACCTGAACCTTCGCAGAATCGTCATCGAGTAGCTCCTCCACCTTTGGCCGAAGCTCAACATATTCAGCTCTGTGTAGCATATCCAGGACTCGTGCTCTTACTTCTTCCGACGGATGGGATAACAGCTTTTCTAAACTCGGTAAGATCTGGCTCAGGTCAGTATCTTGAAGGAGAGACAGTGCATACGATATCTGCCGCACGTTCCCGGTTTCAAGTGTCTCCAGGACAACTGCAGTCGATGTTGCATCGTTAAGGTTGAGTGTTGTCTCATCAATCCTTAAATGCCCTTTGTAGATTGCTTTCCTGAGTGAGTTAACATATTCTCTTTTTATCAAGACCGCGAGAAATATCAGCGCAAAGGCAAACAACATTAGTATGGCACTTATGGCTCTCAGATTCAGAGAGAGTACAGAGGTGAAGAGGAGTAAAAGCCCTCCACTTATGCCTCTCGTGAATCGATCAACAAACATGTCTATGAATCCCTTCGTCTTGTTTTTCACCCGAGAAGGGACCGGAAGATACAGGAGCTCAAGTCCGGATCTATTTATTGAATATCTGAAACCACCTTCGCTGATCTTTATGAATATGGCTGACGCAAGAATGGGGGCAAAGATCATGGCCCCTGCGCCGACAACGAGACTCACGGGGAGGAACAAAATAGCAGGACCAATACCCACTTTTCTCAGAATGGTCGTCGTGAGGAAAAACTGAAGTGTAAAAGCGACAATGTTCAAAGATAGAAAGAACCTTCCGAAAAATGCT includes the following:
- a CDS encoding dihydroorotate dehydrogenase-like protein yields the protein MDLSAKYMGLRLRNPLIVASCSLTNSCEGVRRCADAGAGAVVLKSLFEEQIEAQSKELVEGQSWLYGHPEAFDYARQMSMELGSREYLKLIEEAKKAVDIPIIASLNCITPRWWVDYAKQIEISGADALELNISLMPSDPDRTSQDIESLYLKIFEGVKAHIAIPIAVKIGPYFTSMARMAEEFGRRGASALVLFNRFYRLDVDIENLRLTQGYRFSSPQEINLSLRWIALLADRINCELAASTGVHDGDGVIKQLLAGASVVELCSTLYLNGLEQLDRILKDVEGWTKKHGFDSLDQIRGKLSQMQSDKPELYERLQYIKALSATE
- a CDS encoding cyclic nucleotide-binding domain-containing protein → MKVSISKRIFGSMFEIRKGEYAKTILMFLYIFFLLSSYYIIKPVRNSLFLTKFDADSLPYVWILVAVIVGGIAYLYSRFLRRVSLNVLISWTFAALLSNLVIFRWLFTFDWSWMAYVFYIWVSMFSILVTSQFWLLAINIFNPREGKRLFGFIGTGAVVGAAFGGTLTSLMVKTFGTDNMLYFCIAILAMSWGVYTIVWRLVREKPLRTQQDTAADETTEGEEGIFALIAKSRHLLLLVGIVGLILICSNFVDFQFNKIVQGSFQSKDALTAFFGRFFLSLNIVAFTLQFFLTTTILRKVGIGPAILFLPVSLVVGAGAMIFAPILASAIFIKISEGGFRYSINRSGLELLYLPVPSRVKNKTKGFIDMFVDRFTRGISGGLLLLFTSVLSLNLRAISAILMLFAFALIFLAVLIKREYVNSLRKAIYKGHLRIDETTLNLNDATSTAVVLETLETGNVRQISYALSLLQDTDLSQILPSLEKLLSHPSEEVRARVLDMLHRAEYVELRPKVEELLDDDSAKVQVKALRYLAHLGETDQYQRLASLLTREDCVKRAVAVAYLAKHGKEEERKLLTKACVQEILSHRTELADKAIEELVEGLGYLDSNSKLIEFLPDFIEDKCLDVTIQAIRSMGRLQKRKHVLLLIRKLASPKMRNVAREALANYGDRVLGTLRDIVCDEEEPIGIRTEIPKVMLSIGTQEAVDNLVKNLREKDLSLRFQIIKALDKLHDKSPDYDYDEEGISEAITNEAREYFDTFIVLSSLGEKKESGLLWVTLEEQLEKCYERISRLTALLYPAKDLLNIYHGLKSLDKVKRANSLELLDSILHGRHKKYILPIVEDTSVESKIRKGIELFGLKNLTGDETLHSLMTEGGRWRKACAIHTVGELRLTSFTKELEDALDSSDNLIRQTASYALGLISRGDIAAKKKEKGMTGIEKVIYLRGVDILAEVATEKLLLVGSVMTEKNYKKGEVLYSKGDYVDSMYLIVSGKVRYKEANLELTEKEAVGGAELFIGEPRPATAIVTEDAHLLRLDKEVFYDLLDDYMEIARDIFKALAIRIKQLHELSLKSKA